Proteins encoded within one genomic window of Ursus arctos isolate Adak ecotype North America unplaced genomic scaffold, UrsArc2.0 scaffold_7, whole genome shotgun sequence:
- the LRRC27 gene encoding leucine-rich repeat-containing protein 27 isoform X7, producing MEGSSSCKVPPGAADPDSCAAQVRSTPAALSREVHKAVKGVIFSSSSILDLSQSGLRHLGEIFKIPNLKQLHLQRNALCEIPKDFFQLLPNLTWLDLRYNRIKALPSGIGSHKHLKTLLLERNPIKMLPVELGNVTSLKALNLRHCPLEFPGPLVVQKGLGAILAFLQIYAAQHSAPQDLTSRAISPVTTMSLSELSQPSLYLSEEETVPDPDAINSQDQNGLLQEKADFFPPVEKLDLSELRKSADSSEDWPGEEEIKRFWKLRQELVEHEQAEVLANQLLAMELPPNLRAALNTKDGEHASPRRVFSVCHPRLSGHRKGCDCRRKTPSVRSVLPALAPPQRAGLPTRRPRESRAVADRERREKQAVVEQWRRSADHPSLLCSGPQEAVQHGPCPQHPSVPLLAGLGQWGAPTGGWKGGGEGGQGLYSPHSSL from the exons ATGGAAGGAAGCAGCTCCTGCAAGGTTCCCCCCGGGGCGGCCGACCCGGACAGCTGCGCTGCTCAAGTTAGGAGCACGCCTGCTGCCCTCTCCAGAGAGGTTCACAAGGCTGTGAAGGGGGTCATCTTTTCTTCCTCGTCGATTTTAGACTTGAGTCAAAGTGGTCTTCGCCATTTAGGAGAGATCTTTAAAATTCCCAACCTTAAA CAATTGCATCTTCAAAGAAATGCCCTCTGCGAGATTCCTAAAGATTTCTTCCAGTTACTGCCAAACCTGACTTGGCTGGACCTCCGCTATAACAGAATTAAAGCGCTTCCTTCTGGGATTGGGTCTCACAA gcaTTTGAAAACTTTGCTTTTAGAAAGAAATCCTATCAAAATGTTACCTGTGGAGCTGG GGAACGTGACCTCACTGAAAGCGCTGAACCTGAGACACTGTCCTCTGGAGTTCCCCGGTCCGCTCGTGGTGCAGAAGGGACTGGGCGCTATCCTGGCCTTCCTGCAGATCTACGCTGCCCAGCATTCTGCCCCCCAAGATTTAACTTCCCGAG CGATCTCACCAGTTACAACGATGAGCCTAAGTGAGCTGTCACAGCCCTCGTTGTATTTATCTGAAGAAGAAACTGTGCCTGACCCAGATGCCATTAATTCCCAGGATCAGAATGGGTTGTTACAAGAAAAGGCAGACTTTTTCCCGCCTGTTGAGAAGCTAGACCTGAGTGAGCTGAGAAAGTCCGCCGACTCCTCGGAAGACTGGCCGGGTGAGGAAGAAATCAAGCGCTTCTGGAAGCTGAGGCAGGAGCTCGTTGAGCACGAACAGGCCGAAGTGCTCGCAAACCAGCTCCTAGCGATGGAGTTACCTCCAAATCTCAGGGCGGCGCTGAACACGAAGGATGGAGAGCACGCCAGCCCGAGACGCGTGTTCAG CGTGTGCCATCCGAGGCTGAGTGGGCATCGCAAGGGCTGTGATTGTAGAAGGAAGACACCCTCCGTCAGGAGTGTCCTACCTGCCCTGGCACCACCGCAGCGCGCGGGGCTTCCCACCAGGAGGCCCCGGGAGAGCAGGGCCGTGGCCGACCGGGAGCGCCGGGAGAAGCAGGCGGTGGTGGAGCAGTGGAGACG CTCCGCCGACCACCCGTCTCTACTGTGCTCTGGGCCCCAGGAGGCCGTCCAGCATGGACCGTGTCCACAGCACCCCAGTGTCCCTCTCCTGGCTGGGCTTGGCCAGTGGGGGGCCCCCACAGGAGGttggaaaggagggggagagggagggcagggtctttattccccccactcctccctgtGA